A single window of Microplitis demolitor isolate Queensland-Clemson2020A chromosome 7, iyMicDemo2.1a, whole genome shotgun sequence DNA harbors:
- the LOC103579600 gene encoding opsin, blue-sensitive isoform X1 produces the protein MYMNDSNVISPMQAFVGGIGDGSEHHMQERLLGWNIPPEYSDLVHPYWRGFLAPGRYWHIGFALIYFMLMVMSFVGNGCVVWIFTTSKSLRTASNMFVVNLALFDILMAFEMPLLIVNSFLERPVGWQLGCDIYSALGSVSGIGSAINNAAIAFDRYKTISCPIDGRLNSKQAGVIIALTWFWTMPFTILPWMRVWGRYVPEGFLTTCTFDYLSEDQDTKVFVGCIFIWSYCIPMTLIITFYSHLINSVRKHEKMLREQAKKMNVKSLQSNSGDKERSVEMRIAKVAFTIFFLFVCSWTPYAVVTMTVAFGNRDALTPFSTMLPALFAKTVSCIDPWVYAINHPRYRLELQKRCKWMGIHEPMPVSDSVSATTEKVSDDA, from the exons aAGTGAACATCATATGCAAGAAAGACTACTGGGGTGGAACATTCCTCCAGAATATTCCGATCTAGTCCATCCTTATTGGCGGGGATTTTTAGCACCCGGACGGTATTGGCACATTGGCTTcgcattgatttattttatgttaatggTCATGTCATTTGTTGGTAATGGCTGCGTTGTTTGGATTTTTACTAc ATCTAAATCATTACGTACTGCGTCAAATATGTTTGTTGTAAATCTAGCGCTATTTGATATCCTAATGGCATTTGAGATGCCATTATTGATAGTAAATAGTTTTCTAGAACGTCCCGTTGGCTGGCAACTCGGTTGTGACATTTATTCAGCCCTTGGCAGTGTTTCTGGAATCGGCTCGGCAATAAACAATGCCGCTATTGCTTTCGATCGATATAA gaCAATTTCCTGCCCAATCGATGGACGACTTAACAGCAAACAAGCAGGAGTTATCATAGCCTTGACGTGGTTCTGGACTATGCCATTTACCATTTTGCCCTGGATGCGTGTCTGGGGACGATACGTGCCAG aagGCTTCCTGACAACTTGTACGTTTGATTACTTGTCTGAAGATCAAGATACCAAAGTTTTTGTTGGATGCATATTTATATGGTCTTACTGTATACCGATGACACTAATCATAACTTTTTACTCGCATCTCATAAACTCTGTTCGTAAACACGAAAAAATGTTGCGTGAACAA gcGAAGAAAATGAATGTAAAGTCCTTGCAATCTAACTCAGGTGACAAAGAACGAAGTGTTGAGATGAGAATAGCTAAAGTTGCCTTTACCATCTTCTTTTTATTTGTCTGCTCATGGACACCTTACGCTGTCGTCACAATGACTGTTGCCTTTGGAAATcg gGACGCATTGACCCCCTTCTCAACGATGCTGCCGGCTCTCTTCGCGAAAACAGTATCCTGCATTGATCCTTGGGTTTACGCAATCAACCACCCgag atacCGACTGGAGTTACAAAAACGTTGCAAGTGGATGGGAATCCACGAGCCGATGCCAGTGTCAGACAGTGTGTCAGCGACTACGGAAAAGGTCAGCGACGATGCATAA
- the LOC103579600 gene encoding opsin, blue-sensitive isoform X2: MQERLLGWNIPPEYSDLVHPYWRGFLAPGRYWHIGFALIYFMLMVMSFVGNGCVVWIFTTSKSLRTASNMFVVNLALFDILMAFEMPLLIVNSFLERPVGWQLGCDIYSALGSVSGIGSAINNAAIAFDRYKTISCPIDGRLNSKQAGVIIALTWFWTMPFTILPWMRVWGRYVPEGFLTTCTFDYLSEDQDTKVFVGCIFIWSYCIPMTLIITFYSHLINSVRKHEKMLREQAKKMNVKSLQSNSGDKERSVEMRIAKVAFTIFFLFVCSWTPYAVVTMTVAFGNRDALTPFSTMLPALFAKTVSCIDPWVYAINHPRYRLELQKRCKWMGIHEPMPVSDSVSATTEKVSDDA, translated from the exons ATGCAAGAAAGACTACTGGGGTGGAACATTCCTCCAGAATATTCCGATCTAGTCCATCCTTATTGGCGGGGATTTTTAGCACCCGGACGGTATTGGCACATTGGCTTcgcattgatttattttatgttaatggTCATGTCATTTGTTGGTAATGGCTGCGTTGTTTGGATTTTTACTAc ATCTAAATCATTACGTACTGCGTCAAATATGTTTGTTGTAAATCTAGCGCTATTTGATATCCTAATGGCATTTGAGATGCCATTATTGATAGTAAATAGTTTTCTAGAACGTCCCGTTGGCTGGCAACTCGGTTGTGACATTTATTCAGCCCTTGGCAGTGTTTCTGGAATCGGCTCGGCAATAAACAATGCCGCTATTGCTTTCGATCGATATAA gaCAATTTCCTGCCCAATCGATGGACGACTTAACAGCAAACAAGCAGGAGTTATCATAGCCTTGACGTGGTTCTGGACTATGCCATTTACCATTTTGCCCTGGATGCGTGTCTGGGGACGATACGTGCCAG aagGCTTCCTGACAACTTGTACGTTTGATTACTTGTCTGAAGATCAAGATACCAAAGTTTTTGTTGGATGCATATTTATATGGTCTTACTGTATACCGATGACACTAATCATAACTTTTTACTCGCATCTCATAAACTCTGTTCGTAAACACGAAAAAATGTTGCGTGAACAA gcGAAGAAAATGAATGTAAAGTCCTTGCAATCTAACTCAGGTGACAAAGAACGAAGTGTTGAGATGAGAATAGCTAAAGTTGCCTTTACCATCTTCTTTTTATTTGTCTGCTCATGGACACCTTACGCTGTCGTCACAATGACTGTTGCCTTTGGAAATcg gGACGCATTGACCCCCTTCTCAACGATGCTGCCGGCTCTCTTCGCGAAAACAGTATCCTGCATTGATCCTTGGGTTTACGCAATCAACCACCCgag atacCGACTGGAGTTACAAAAACGTTGCAAGTGGATGGGAATCCACGAGCCGATGCCAGTGTCAGACAGTGTGTCAGCGACTACGGAAAAGGTCAGCGACGATGCATAA